The DNA window cccctcccagttcctcccagtcccctcccagtaactcccagttgctcccagtcTCCTCCCAGCCactcccagtagctcccagtcccctcccagtaaCTCCCACTCGAcaccagtcccctcccagttgctcccagtcccctcccagtctttcccagttgctcccagtcgactccagtcccctcccagttgctcccagtcTCCTCCCAGTAAcacccagtcccctcccagccactcccagtagctcccagtcccctcccagtaaCTCCCACTCGAcaccagtcccctcccagttgctcccagtcccctcccagtccttcccagttgctcccagtcgactccagtcccctcccagttgctcccagtcTCCTCCCAGTAAcacccagtcccctcccagttcccccccagtCCTCTCAATCCTTCCCAGTCACTCCCAGCCCCCTCTCAATCCTTCCCAGTTGCTCCCCActcccagttgctcccagtcccctctCAActcccagttgctcccagtccactcccagtcccccccaatcccctctcAATCCTTCCCAGTCACTCCCAGCCCCCTCTCAATCCTTCCTCTCTCAATCCTTCCCAGTCActtccagccccctcccagtcgCTCCCAGTCActcccagttgctcccagtcccctctCAATCCttcccagttgctcccagtcCACTCCCAGTCGCTCCCAGTCCCCTTCCAtccctccccagtccctcccagtggctCCCAGTCCCACCTGTAGACGCCCACCACCACGGCGTGGTCGCGCTCGTAGGGCTCGAGCGTGAGCTGCTCCTGGGGCCgcagcttctcctgctgcagcttcttCACCTCCGAGGCGAACACGGCCTCGGGCGCCGCCGTCGAGTCGATGCAGttggcctggggggggggcaaaaatttggggggggggccaaaaatattgggggggggccaagaccccccccgagccccctaAGGGGGGAATAATGGGGTGgaagggggggatttggggaaaaagggaggtgggtgggggggggggggggggaggggggagagaagggggggagaaagacatggggggggggcaaaaatttggggggggggcaaaaattttggggggggcctcaaaaattttgggggggggggggcaagacccccccccgacccccctaAGGGGGGAATAAtggggtggaaggggggggatttggggaaaatggggggggggaatggggaagggggggggtaaaaaaaaatggggggaggggcccaaaaaaatggggggaggggcaaaattttggggggggtcccaaaactttggggggggggcccaaagACCCCCCCTGGGGGAATaaggggggggagagggggtgatttggggaaaaatgggggggatttggggctaaaggggggggggggggaggggggatttgCCCCAGGAGGgctcccagtagctcccagtaaCCCATCCCGGGCTCCCAGTAACCCGTCCGGGGCTCCCAGTGGcccccagtagctcccagtggCCCCCAGTAACCAGTCCCAGGCTCCCAGTGGCTCCCAGTAACCTGTTCCGGGCTCCCAGTGGCTCCCAATAGCCCATCCCAGGCTCCCAGTGGCTCCCAGTAGCCCATCCCAGGCTCCCAGTGGCCCATCCCAGGCTCCCAGTAACCCATCCTGGGCTCCCATTGTCCCCCAGCAACCCTTCCTGGGCTCCCAGTAGCCCATCCTGGGCTCCCAGTGTCTCCCAGTAGCCCATTACTGGCTCCCAGTGGCCCCCAGTAACCCGTCCTGGGCTCCCAGTAACCCATCCGGGGCTCCCAGTGGCCCCCAGTAACCCATCCAGGGCTCCCAGTGGCTCCTAATAGCCCATCCCAGGTTCCCCATGGCCCATGCCTGgctcccagtagctcccagtaaCCCATCCTGGGCTCCCAGTGGCCCCCAGTAACCCATCCGGGGCTCCCAGTGGCCCATGCCTGgctcccagtagctcccagtaaCCCGTCCTGGGCTCCCAGTAACCCATCCCGGGCTCCCATTGTCCCCCAGCAACCCTTCCTGGgctcccagtagctcccagtaaCCCATCCCAGGCTCCCAGTGGCCCACCCTGGGCTCCCAGTGTCTCCAGCAGCCCATTACTGGCTCCCAGTGGCCCCCAGTAACCCATCCCaggctcccagtaacccccagtggCCCATTACTGGCCCCCAGTGGCTCGTTCCTGGCTCCCAGTGGCCCCCAGTGGCCCATTCGAGGTGACCCCAAGCTCCCAGCAACCCCTTACTGGTGCGTACTGGTGCGGGGGCTCGTTACCTTGATGGAGATCACGAAGTGGCCGCCGTTGCGCAGGAAGTTGTGGGCGTTGAGCGCGACGATGCGCGACTGGTCGGGCTGCGCCACGTCGGCGAAGATGACGTCCACcatccctggggacaccccaaaaatgACCCCCAAAGCCCACCCCAAAAGGCCCCCGAGCTCCtcgggaccccccaaaaaatgaccccaaattccccagaacccccccaaaaatgaccCCAAATGGTCCCAATCCTTGGCCAAGGCCTACAAAGACCACCCCAAAAGAGCCAAGAACTTCTTGCGGGTGACCCCGAATCCCATCCAACCCCAccagggcaccccaaaaaccATCCTGTGTGTCCTAGGACCCCAAAACAGCtctccaggaccccccagaaATACCCCAAGAACCCCAAAACGCTCCTAGAACCAGCTGCTAAACACCTTGAAGGACCTCCAGACCTTCTCCCATACctccaaaacaccccaaaatcctgCAAAATCCACCCAAATCTTCTTCCAAACCTCCTTGAGACCCCAAAACGTCCTCTAGGACCCCAAAACCTTTCCTAGAACCCCCTAAAGACTTCCCTaggaccccccaaaactccccagGACCCACCTCACACCTTCTCGACACCCAAAACACCCCCACGAACCTCTCCCAGATGCCCTCAGATGTCCCAAAACCCATCCCACCGCATCAAGTCATCCCAAAACCCATCCTCCATCTCCTAGGACCCCAATAAataccccaaaacaccccaagacccccaaaacacccccacaACCAGCTCCCAAACACCTTGAGGAACCTCCAGACCTTCTCCCATACctccaaaacaccccaaaaccccacaaaatcccccaaatcttCTCCCAACCCCTCCCGAGACCCCAAAGCTTCCTCTAGGATCCCAAAACCTTCCCTAGGACCCCCTAAAGACTTcccaaagaccccccaaaactccccagGACCCACCTCACATCTTCTCAATGCCCAAAACACCCCAGAAAACCTCTCCCAGATGCCCTCAGATGTCCCCAAAACCCATCCCACCGCATCAAGTCATCCCAAAACCCATCCTCCATCTCCTAGGACCCCAATAAATACCCCAAAACACCCGAAGACACCCCCACAACCAGCTCCCAAACACCTTGAGGAACCTCCAGACCTTCTCCCACACCtcccaaacaccccaaaaccctacGAAACCCCCCAAATCTTCTCCCAACCCCCCTTGAGACCCCAAAACTTCCTCTGGGatccccccaaatcaccccagcaccccaaaaggGGCTCACCTATCAGCATCCGGTACTTATGGGGGTGCCGGGCGTCCTCGATGACGGGGATGACGTTGGTGCGCTTCTTGGCCACGTTGATGAGGTCGCGTCCCGAACGATGCGAGAACTCCACGGCGTAGACCAGGCCctcctggggacggggacacgggggtcaCCCACCCTCCTCGGGGACgttttttggggtccccaaggtTGGGGATGTCCCCGGGGTCCCCCAAAGTTGGGGGAAGATCTCGGGATGGGGATCTGCCAAGCTTGGGGTGCCCAAGGTTGGGGACGGCGCTGGGGACATAAGTTGGCCAACGTCCCCAAGGAACCCGGTGTCACCTCCATGTCCCCTTGACCCTAAACTCTAAAGATATGTCCCCAAAAGTGCCACCTCCATGCCCCTTGACCCAAAACCAACGTCCCCAAAGGTGCCACCTCCACAATATCCCCAACCCACGTCCCCTGGACCCAAAACCCTATAAAAATGTCCCCAGAAGTGTCACCTCCATGTCCCCTTGACCCAAAACCAACGTCCCCAAAAGGTGCCACCTCCACGATATCCCCAACCCATGTCCCCTGGACCCAAAACCCTATAAAAATGTCCCCAAAAATGCCACCTCTGTGCCCCTTGACCCAAAACCAACGTCCCCAAAGGTGCCACCTCCACAATATCCCCAACCCATGTCCCCTGGACCCAAAACCCTATAAAAACGTCCCCAGAAGCGCCCCCCTCCGCGACATCCCCGCGTCCCCCACAACGTCCCCGCGTCCCCTCACCGGTCCCACGATGTCGGAGACGTGGGACACTGTTGTCCCCGAGGCGGCGCCCAGGTAGAGGACCTTGGTCCCTGGGCGGATGTGGATCTGGTCGATGCCCCCGAGGATGGCGGCAGCCAGCTTGGAGCGGAATGGGTTCCAGGCGCGGTACTCCACCTTGTTGTCACCGTCCTGGGGACGCGCGCGGGTCAGCGGCGCCCAACGGGCCGCCCAGTTGACGGGGCCCCCGGTTGCCCAACGGGGCCGCCCAGTTGACCCCGGTTGCCTCCCCCAACAGTTGGGGCCGCCCAGTTGACCCCGGTTGCCCAACGGGGCCGCCCAGTTGACCCCGGTTGCCCAACGGGGCCGCCCAGTTGACCCCGGTTGCCCAACGGGGCCGCCCAGTTGCCCAGCTGACCCATGGCTCTCCCAGTAAATCCCAGTTCCCCAACGGGGCCTCCCAGTTGACCCCGGTTGATCCCAGCGGGGCCTCCCAGTTGACCCCAGTTGCCCAACGGGGCCTCCCAGTTGACCATTGGGGCCTCCCAGTAAATCCCAGTTGCCCAAAGGGGCCGCCCAGTTGACTAACGTAGCCTTCCAGTTGACCCCGGTTGCCCAGCGGGGCCTCCCAGTTGATCCCGGTTGTCCAAAGGGGCCTCCCAGTTGACCAAAGCGGCCCCAGTTGATCAAAGGGGGCTCCCAGTTGACCAAAAGGCCCCCCCAGTTGACCAAAGCGGCCCCCCCAGTTGACCAAAGGGGCCTCCCAGTTCATTCTAGTTGATCGACGGGGCCTCCCGGTTGACCAATGGGCTCTCCCAGTAAATCCCAGTTGACCAAAGGGGCCTCCCAGCTAATCCCAGTTGACCAAAGGGGCCACCCAGTTGACCCCAGTACAAAAAGGGCCTCCCACTTGACACAATGGGGCCTCCCACTTGACACAAAGGGCCTCCCACTTGACCCCCAGGCTCTCCCAGTTGACCCCAGCTGCTCAAGGGGCTGCCCAGTTAATCCCAGTTGCCCAAAGGGGCCTCCCAGTTGACCCCAGGGCTCTCCCAATTAATCCCAGTTGACCCAAGGGGCTCCCAGTTGCCCCTAACATCCTCCAGTTGCCCTCAGGGCCCTCCCAGTCaaccccagcccccctcccagtttcctcccagtgcctcccagtcccctcccaacTCCCCCTAgctccctcccagttcccctcagccccctcccagtgcctcctaccccctcccagcaccccccagcccccccaactccccccagccccctcccagtgccccccagccccctcccagtccctcccagtatctCCCAGTTCCCCACCTCGACCGAGATCCTCTTCTCGCCGTACACCGACTCCCCCGGCACCATGTTGCGGGTGACCAGCGCGTCCTCCTTCCCCCGGCAGATGAacacccctggggggggggggacaaaatttggggggggggccaccccatgggacccccaactgcccccccagacccccatctgcccccccccccccaactgacccccaaattgccccccaaaacccccaaactgccccataTGCTCCCTGTAGCCCCGTATATCGCCCCCCTGCCCCTACATATCGCCCCCCGGCCCCTACATATCGCCCCCCCCATAATTGCCCCCCCACCCTATATATCGCCCCCCCCATATAtcgccccccaaaccccatataTCGCCCCCCGAAATCCCATATATCGCCCCCAACCCCCAcatatccccccaaaccccacataTCGCCCCCCATACCCCACATatcgccccccagcccctatatAGCGCCCCCAAGACCCCACATAtcgccccaaaacccccatataTCGCCCCCAAATCTCATATacagccccccagaccccacatatcacccccaaaacccctatattgccccccaaagccccacaTATCACCCCCCCACACTATATATCACCCCCGTGGCCCCATATATCGCCCCCCAAGAGCCCACATAtcgccccccccaaatctcatatgcagccccccacccctatatatcgccccccaaccccacatATCCCCCCAACTCCATATatcacccccaaaacccctataTTGCCTCCCGAAGCCCCACATTTCACGCCCCCCACACTATATATCACCCCCTTGGCCCCATATATCAACCCCCAGCCCTGATATATCGCTCCCCAAGAACCCATATatcacccccccagcccctatatATCGCCCCTCCATCTCATATATcgccccccaagaccccacaTATCACCCTCAAAACCCCCTATATTGCCCCCCCACCCTATATATCATGCACCAAACCCCACATATCACCCCCCTCCACCACATATTGCCCCCCAACTCCATATAtcgcccccaaaaccccacatattgcccccccagcccctatatATCGCCCCCCAAAACCTCACATATCGCCCCACGACTCCATATatcacccccaaaacccccatataTTGCCCCCCAAATCTCACATacagcccccctgcccctatATATCGCCCCCCCTATATATCGCCCCCCGCCCCTACATATCGCCCCACAACTCTATATATTCTCCGAAAACCCCTATAtcgcccccaaaaccccacaaatcGCCCCCCCAAATCTCATAtacagccccccagcccctatatATCGCCCCACACGTCCCATATATCGCCCCCAATACCCCGCATGTCGCCCCACAACTCCATAtatcaccccaaaaccccacataTCACCCCCCAAATCTCATATACGGCCCCCCACGCCCCATATATCGCCCCCAATACCCCACGTATCGCCCCCCTGCCCCTACATATCGCCCCACAACTCCatatatccccccaaaacccccatatatcaccccccaaatctcacatacggccccccagcccctatatatcgccccccccccccccttaccttCATGCCGATGGGGCTCCACCGTCACCTTCTTGCCCCCCTTGAAGCCCCCCTGGCCTCCGcgtcccccccggcccccccgtcCAGGGCCTCCTCGTCCTCGGCCCCCAAAACtgccgccgcggccccccccgggggactTGAAACCGCCGCCTGCGGGAAGAGGAGGGGGTGGGcgctggggggaactgggagcactgggagggatctgggggggcCGGGAAGGGAACTGGGAGCAATGGGAGAGGGTatgggaggggctgggagggaactggaagcactgggaggggagatgggggggctgggagggaacagggcttactgggagcactgggaggggaaatgggcGGCACTAGGAAGGGAACTGGGCTTactgggaggggagatgggggcactgggagggaaacTGGGCTTACTGGGGGCAGTGAAAAGGGAAACGTGGCTTACTGGGAgtactggggacactgggaagGAAACTGGGCTTACTGGGGGCACTAAGAAGGGAACTGGGCTTACTGGGAGGGGAAAtagggggcactgggaaggaaACTGGGCttactgggggtactgggaagGGAAACgagggtactgggagcactggaagGGGAGATGGGGGGACTAGGAAgagaactgggagcactggggcagGAGATGGTGGTGCTGGGAAGGGAACTGGgcttactgggagcactgggaggagaattgggggggctgggaagggaacTGTGCTTACtgggaggggatatgggggtacTGGGAAGGGAACTGGgcttactgggagcactgggaggggaactgggACGGGGGGCACTCACCTCGCCCCCCCCGGAagcccccacggcccccccggtcacccccgcggccccccccggtcGCCGAAGcctccgcgccccccccgggggctgaaACCTGCGGGAGAGAGAAGTGTTACTGGgcaaactgggagcactgggacggctgcggggggctcccggttcccagttccccccagtcccttccagttccccccagtgcccctccAGTTAcatcccagttccccccagcgCCGCTCCAaaccctcccagtgccccccagtccctcccagttacATACcagttcccctcccagtgccccccagcctctcccagtgcctcccaatcctttcccagtgccccccagcccccccagttaCATCCTAGTTCTCCAcagtccctcccagcacctcccagttccccccagtccATTCCAGTTACCCCCAGTGCCcctccagtccctcccagtcccccccagttattccccagtccctcccagttacATCCTAGTTCCCTCCCAGTTACCCTCCCAgtcccatcccagtgcccctcatcccctcccagtccttcccaatccccccccagtgcctcccagtcactcccagcacctcccagtcccttcccagtgcctcccagttacctcccagttccccccagtcccttccagttacccccagtgcccctccagtcacccccagtgcccctccagccacccccagtgcccctccagccacccccagtgcccctccAGCCACCCCCAGTCACCCCCAGTTACATCTCAGTTCCCCCCAGTGTCTCCCAGTTAccttcccagtgcctcccaaccccttcccagtgcctcccagcccccccagtcccttcccagtgcctcccagttaCCCCCAGTTACCCTCCCAGTCCCATCCCAATGCCCTtcagcccctcccagtcccctcccaatggtcctcagcctctcccagtcccttcccagaccttcccagtccctcccagttccccccagtccctcccagtgctcccagtgcccacccGGCCTCATCCCGCCGCTGCTCCACGCGGGCCCTCACGCGCCGCGCGCTCTCTCCCACTGCCGGAAGTTGCCGTGCGTCACCCGAtaggccccgcccctttccgGGCAGCGCGCATGCGCCACAGCCTTTCCGACGCAAAGCCGGGCGGAAGTAACCGAGCAGGGCCGGGCTCTTGCTGGGTCCTAGCGCCCGGCCGTGCCCTAATagtgccccccccgcccacgGGGAGACCCCTGGaataggggcgggggggggggggggttgagggcagaaatgggggatttggggcggCTTTGGGAGGATTCGGGGGCAGGAATGGGGGATTAGGGGTCgtggaggggatttggggaaagggatggagaatacgggggtgtttgggggggatttggggacaggaatggggaatttgggggtcctggaggggatCTGGGGAAAGGGATGGAGAATATGGGGatgtttgggggggatttggggacaggaatggggaatttgggggtcctggaggggatatgggggcagaaatggaggatttgggggcagaaatGGGGGAAATTGGGCTCCTGGAGGGTATTTAGGGAAAGGGATAGAGGATATCGGGGTGTTTtgcaggggatttgggggtaagaatgggggatttgggggtcctggagggTATCTGGGGAAAGGgatggggcatttgggggggatttgtgGACATgaatgggggatttggggtcctaGAGGGTGTCTGGGGAAAGGGACGGAGAGtatgggggtgtttgggggagattttgggtggtttggggggggatttggggtccggaatgggggatttggggtcctggaGGATATTTAGGGAAAGGGATGGAGAATATGGGGGTGTGTTGGAGGGATTTGAGGGTAAGAATGGGGAAtctgggggtcctggaggggatttggggaaagagatggagaatatgggggatttggggtgggatttgggggtcctggagggTAAATGGGGAAAGGGGTGGGGAAtatgggggtgtttgggggaggatttggggacaggaaaggggcatttggggggtcctgagtGTGACTGAAAACATTTGAAGGGGGGGATCCTGAGAGTATTTAGGGGATCCTGAGAATATTTAGGGACAGGTTTTGGGGCATTTAGGGGTCCTGGAGATATTTTGGAGATAGATATTAATATTTGGAGAATTCGAGAGGTTACTTTGAGGTAAAAATGGGGCATTTGAGGGCGAGCTGAGTGGATTTATATATAGgaatggggctttgggggtcttGAAATGTATTTGAGGACAAAAATTAGATATTTAGGGGATCCTGGGGGCACCTTGGAAATAGGTAGTTCACACTGGAAGGATTTGTGGGGTTATTTAGAGGTAAAAAGTGTATTTGAGGGGAAAGCTGTATGGATTTATGTATGGGAATTGGGCTTTTGGGGTCTTGAAGAGTATTTGAGGACAAAAATGAGATATTTGGGGGATCCTGGGGGTGACTGGGACATCAAGCGGGGATTTAGGGACCAAAAGAGGGCATTAGGAACTTCTGGGGGGATTTAGAGACACGGATGTGGCATTTCGGGGGTTTTTGGGTGTATTTGGGGTCAGGGATGTGGCATTTGGTGGCCTGAGGGGAAATATGGGgacagaaacaaacattttgggGGTGATATTTAGGGGCAagttgggggggatttggagtGAGGGATGAAGGGATGGGGCATTTAGGGGTCGCAGAGAGAGTATGGGGACGTTCATGGGGCATTTAGGGGGGTCTGGGGATATTTGGGGAcaaaaatggggatttggggggctttaTTTAGGGACTTGTGTGGGAGAAAAGCACAAATTCGGGCCACTTTGAGGCATTTGAGGAAAATTTGGGGGCTCTATAAGGGATTTGGGGGACTTTCAGGCTATTTGGGGGCGCTACGAGGGGTTCTGAGAGTGTTTTGGAACGTTTCGGAGCCGTTTTGGGGCGTTTTCAGGCGAATCGGGGAACGCCGGGGTCTCCCCGCCGCCATTTTCCCTCCCACCCGTCCGTGGGGACGCTCTGTCCTCCCGCCTCCTCTCTATGGTCTCCGCAGTCCTCCCCGCTCCCGCCCCGCCCTCGGCGGAGGCCGCTCTACCCGCCGCGTCTCGACGGCTCCTCCCCTTCTGCGCGCTGAGCAGGGGCCGCTACTTCCGGCGGCGCTCTGCGCTTCCTGTCGCGTCTCGGTGGTTCCGGCGCGAGGGCAGCGGCGGCGGTGAAAGTCACTTTGACGGGAACGGAGGCGGCTGGTGcgggggggggaactgggagggactgggggctactgggagttactgagagggcactggggggttactgggagcactgggagggcactgggggggctcagTTTTAGTGGAGGCACTGGGGGTGCCGCTGGGCCTTACTGGGAGAGGCTTGTGGGctttactgggagcactgggtggACTGGGGTGGTGACTGGGGCTTACTGGGAGCATTGGGAGGGATTGTTGGGctttactgggagcactggggcaACTGGGAGGGGTCGCTGGGCTTtactgggggcgctgggaggggtCGCTGGGCTTTACTGGGAGCGCTGGGAGGGGTTGCTGGGctttactgggagcactgggaaggaTAGCTGGGTtctactgggagcactgggaagggTCACAGGGTtctactgggagcactgggagggatcAGTGGGCTTTACTGGGAGTATTGGGTGTATGGGGGTGGTGACTGGGCCTTACTGGGAGTCCTGGGAGGCATTGCAGGGacttactgggagcactgggagggatcATTGGGCTTCagtgggagcactgggagcattGCTGAGCCTTACTGGGTATACTGGAGTGGTGACTTAGCTTTACTAGGAGCACTAGGCGCTCGCTGGGGCTTACTGGGAAGGCTCGCAGGGCCTTACTGGGAGCCCTGGGAAGGATAGCTGGGCtttgctgggagcactggggcaACTGGGAGTGATCAATGGGTCTTACTAGGAGGGTTTGTAGGGCCTTGCTGGGCCTTACTGGGAGGGCTTGTAGGGCCTTACTGGGAAGGCTCCCAGGGCCTGACTGGGAGCGATCACTGGGCCTTACTGGGAGGGCTCCCAGGGCCTGACTGGGAGTGATCACTGGGCCTTACTGGGAGCACTAAGAGGGATCCCTGCAGccttactgggagcactgggagggctCCCAGCGCCTTACTGGGAGCAGCGTTCCATCACCGCTTCCTGGGGCCGCCGTCGACgtccccaaacctccccaaccccttccccacccccttccttccccccgcCCGTTAACGAGCCGTTAACTAACGCCGCTAATTAAGTGACCAATTAGctaattaactaattaattaattaattaaccccccccgggcagccaTGGCGGAGGACATCCGGGCCAAGCTGGACCGCTACAAGACGGCGCCCTTCGACAGCCGCTTCCCCAACCAGAACCAGACCAGGAACTG is part of the Anser cygnoides isolate HZ-2024a breed goose chromosome 37, Taihu_goose_T2T_genome, whole genome shotgun sequence genome and encodes:
- the LOC106049427 gene encoding LOW QUALITY PROTEIN: rRNA 2'-O-methyltransferase fibrillarin (The sequence of the model RefSeq protein was modified relative to this genomic sequence to represent the inferred CDS: inserted 2 bases in 1 codon) — its product is MRPGFSPRGGRGGFGDRXGGRGGDRGGRGGFRGGRGGGFKSPGGGRGGSFGGRGRGGPGRGGRGGRGGQGGFKGGKKVTVEPHRHEGVFICRGKEDALVTRNMVPGESVYGEKRISVEDGDNKVEYRAWNPFRSKLAAAILGGIDQIHIRPGTKVLYLGAASGTTVSHVSDIVGPEGLVYAVEFSHRSGRDLINVAKKRTNVIPVIEDARHPHKYRMLIGMVDVIFADVAQPDQSRIVALNAHNFLRNGGHFVISIKANCIDSTAAPEAVFASEVKKLQQEKLRPQEQLTLEPYERDHAVVVGVYRPPPKQK